A single region of the Sorghum bicolor cultivar BTx623 chromosome 7, Sorghum_bicolor_NCBIv3, whole genome shotgun sequence genome encodes:
- the LOC8068553 gene encoding uncharacterized protein LOC8068553, whose protein sequence is MDSSEPTKTKGSFPSKRRKQGSFSERKKRRKGSRCQRDGDSQAAKVRRQSIPQLPEDILGYIHCLMPIREAARAACVSHAFLRSWRGRPHLIFNEDMIGLKPSVCRINFCCEIDTIIRNHSGIGVKIFKLDCSYICEVDDISRYLDSWLQIAVKPGIEELTLMVRGTKTQYNFPCSFLSDGIRNSIRYLKLHCCGLHPTAELGPIRSLTSLCLCSVSINGDELECLLSNSLALEQLELTLCPDIVRLKISRALQQLTSLRVCLCLNLTAIESKAPNLSSFLYRGFTGFSLGETLQMKKMDMDGPNAVYYARTELPSIMPNLEALVIGSPIEFLNTPMLPTKFLFLKHLTVHLPSASGRTKPFLVPYDYFNLVSFLDASPSLETLILNATPCCMEHENSILANASHLRHMPEHRHDCLKSVKISQFSSEKSLVELTFYILKNAVSLECLALNTNHGNHKCHLQIYGKCTLRTADRGLLAIRTHIEDRVPASVKLTVL, encoded by the exons ATGGATTCTTCAGAGCCTACTAAAACAAAGGGCTCTTTTCCTTCAAAAAGAAGAAAGCAGGGCTCTTTTTCTGAAcgcaagaaaagaagaaagggcTCACGCTGTCAACGAGATGGCGATTCTCAGGCTGCCAAAGTAAGGAGACAATCAATCCCTCAACTTCCAGAG GATATCTTGGGCTATATACATTGCCTAATGCCAATTCGTGAAGCTGCTCGTGCTGCTTGCGTGTCTCATGCCTTTCTACGTTCCTGGAGAGGTCGTCCACATCTCATCTTCAATGAAGATATGATTGGCTTGAAGCCGAGTGTGTGTCGCATCAACTTCTGCTGTGAAATTGACACCATTATCAGGAACCACTCTGGCATTGGCGTGAAAATATTCAAGCTTGATTGCAGTTACATCTGTGAAGTCGATGATATCAGTCGTTATCTCGACAGTTGGCTTCAGATTGCTGTTAAACCAGGGATCGAAGAACTCACTCTCATGGTGCGTGGCACCAAGACACAGTACAACTTCCCATGCTCATTTTTATCTGATGGGATTCGGAACTCAATTCGATACCTTAAACTTCATTGTTGTGGCCTCCATCCCACAGCTGAACTTGGCCCGATCAGAAGCCTAACAAGTTTGTGCCTGTGCTCTGTGAGCATTAATGGGGATGAGCTAGAGTGCCTTCTTTCCAACTCTCTTGCTTTGGAGCAGTTGGAGCTCACTCTTTGTCCAGATATAGTAAGGCTGAAGATATCTCGTGCCCTGCAGCAGCTTACCAGCCTTCGTGTTTGTCTATGCCTCAATCTGACAGCGATAGAGAGCAAGGCTCCAAACCTCTCTAGTTTCCTCTATAGAGGATTCACAGGTTTCTCACTTGGGGAAACATTgcaaatgaagaagatggacatggatggtCCAAATGCTGTCTATTATGCTCGTACCGAACTGCCCTCCATTATGCCAAATCTTGAAGCTCTTGTCATAGGATCACCAATTGAG TTTCTCAATACGCCAATGCTGCCTACCAAATTCCTCTTCCTCAAGCACCTGACCGTTCATTTGCCATCGGCATCAGGAAGGACGAAGCCCTTTCTCGTGCCATATGACTATTTCAACCtggtttctttccttgatgcgtcTCCTTCCTTGGAGACTTTGATACTAAAT GCGACTCCATGTTGTATGGAGCATGAAAATTCGATTCTTGCAAATGCCTCACATCTGAGGCACATGCCTGAACACCGACATGACTGCCTGAAGAGCGTTAAGATCAGTCAATTCAGCTCTGAGAAGAGCTTGGTTGAACTAACATTCTACATTCTCAAGAATGCGGTGTCACTTGAATGTCTTGCACTGAACACCAATCATGGTAATCATAAGTGCCATCTACAAATATATGGAAAGTGCACTCTCAGGACAGCTGATAGAGGGCTCTTGGCTATCAGAACACACATAGAAGATAGAGTTCCAGCTTCAGTCAAGTTGACTGTTCTGTAG